AGCACAGCAGCAGGACTCATATCCTGGAAACAACCAATGTGTGTTCGTCAAGTGTCTGAAGCAATTAAATCAAGTATAAGCGTAACAATATGAAGCAACACAAATGGGTTTACAAATTCCAGCAATCAAGAAGAAATTCACAGAAGCACCTAATGATAGTCTGATGCACATACCCTATCTTTCATTTCTTGCTGAATCTCCTCCAATTTGGGCCTTATAAGCTGCATCATAAGGCATAATATTGGTATTAGCAAAAGAAGCATGCATTATTAACCACGTACATGGAGTTAAAGATTGATGACACTACACAGGGTATTGACAGAAGCAGAAAATGCAAATGGGGAGGGGCATCCCAATCATCACTTAGAATTTCTCTTTCATGTTTCAGTTTCCATTATCCTCTTTAGCATGTCAGCATTTACTTTCTTTTGGACAAGCTCAAAATCTTTTTTGGCTTCTTTCAAAGATATTCTATCAATATTCAAGTAATCAACATGTCTATGTCTTCTAGATCTTTCTATGGAGCATAGTGGGGAAAGATGAGAGCTTCCTGAAAATAACTTAAAACAGCTAAAACCATCGTGTATAATTATACATAAGTTTAGCCATTTGGCCAACCAGAAGTATGGTTTCTTGGtaataaaacaacaaagaaCAAACACATAGAAGAAACAAGTACGCAATTAGGCAATCCACCTTCAAGCCAAAATCACAGTCGAACAGCAAAACAAACCGACGGAAACAGGGGAAAAAATCATGTCGGACTTACAGTGAATTTTGAAGTAGCTTTAATATGATGAATTGTAAAAGGAAGTTGAAGCGTCCGGATCAATACCGTTGTAACAACAATTGCAGACCACCTAAACACAACCAATCAGTTGTTAAGAATCTTAATACGAACACAATCACATAAAGCAAATGCATTCAAatccataatttataaaaatcctccaatcaaaatatttttaccaATTCAGCCCTGTAAACTTGTGCACGTAATCTATCAAGTATTGCAGTGCAGCCACAGGCAAGAACGAGTCTGCCGCCGCAGCTGCCACCTCACCCACCGCCGGGGCCGCCCGTGCCACCTGCACATCCTCCATGTAAGTCATTATCTCAATGTTGTCACCACCCGCCCCATCTTCAAGAGTTGACATTTTCCTCACAGAAGCCGCCGCGGAAACAGCTGGAATTGCAAATCTCCGATCCTGGAACAAATTCCTCGATCCGTGAAAACCTCCTAGATTTGGTCCGGCCGCGAACTGCCTGCGCTGCCGCAGAATGTCGGGGATCCCACTGCCATTGTAAATAGGGCTATGACGGGGTAAATTTTCGCTGTCGCCATCGTCGCGATCGATGTGCGAGAATGGAACGGCGACTCGCTGCTGCTGATAGAGAGTGTTAGCGCGCGCGGCGACGCTCCGTCGGAAAGCCATCAATCTGCGGTCAGACCAGTAAAATTATCAGggaataaacaaattttttctaataatcttcatataaatttaaaaaatagtgcagATTTCCAGCTCCGAAAGGAATCAGCTGCAATTCATGATTATGATTGAACACTTACGCGTTCCGTGTGGATTCAATTCAAGGGAGAATATCTCCGGAcaattagggtttagggtttttcGAGGTGTCATTGGTGGTGGTGCTGAGAATTTGCATTATTGGTATTTCGGAATACTATTTTCTGCATTTTCTGCCCGATTATTagtgattttttaattaaaatatcttaattatCAGTCTAGTGTCTAATGTGATCATGTTCTCCTAGCATTTTATCACTTTAAAATCTTGTtgtataagtatatatttcattaatttatttattgtagggtaaatagtcatttaaatcatcaagtttggtcaaaatctGATCCAGTGCTGATAATTCGATCGGTTCGGTTCTAATCGAACCGAAAACTCGGTTAACCGAGACCAAATGTAACCGACGTAGAAGCActggaaccgaaaccgaattggcctcggttcggttcggttcctaACCGAATAGTGTCATTTCGGTTCCAGTTAactgaaccggaaccgaataTGTTTTTATCGGGGCAGCTGGGAGGAGGGAGCAGCTGGGTCGCTGGTCGGGGCAGGGCTGGGAGTCGCCGGCGTTGGATAGGAGGAGTCGCCGGCGGTGGATAGGAGGAGTCGCCGGGCAGTGGGGGAAAGATTGAAGAGGAGTAGCGGCGCCTCGGCGGTTTTGTATAATGGCAGAAAATTGGggctttttttagttttgaatcTGAGTTTATAATTCAGATTTTATAATCTGAGtttatatttcaaatcataatcaactaaaattagatgaTAGTTATTGATAATAGTTAGTAGTAAATTACGTAATCTTAGCCTAATTTAAGTTTTCAATcttattaaaaacataattgtacattattatatttttaattaattctaatatgattaattgaattttgatcAACTCAAATTTTAAGTTGATATTGTAATAATCGAAAATTAACCGGTTCTCTCGGTTCTAACCGATCGGAACTGAACCGAACCGATAACCGATCGACGCCTTACTGTCGGAATCGAATGGAACCGATAACCGAAAATTCAACATTTTCGGTTCGGTCATCGGTTAACCGACTAACCGATGACCGAATTCCCAGCCCTAATCCGATCTATACCACAAAGTTTGAAATGCGCTAATTAAATCacgaaatttcaatttttctagtttatcCCATGGTCGAATTTAGGTGGAATATTTGTTGACGTGGACTAAGATTTCAAGATGGATTGTTGACATGGACTAAGATTTCAAGATGGATTGAGATTTAAATCATGATAACGATGTGTGCATAATCCAAAGTGTAATAACAAGGAGCTTGATCTTAAAGTTGGATTGAGACTTCAAGATGGATTTCAATGTAGAGGTGCAAAGATTCCACCTAAGATTCGACCATGGGATAAACCGATAAACTAGAAAAATCGAAACAGTGGTTTAATTAgctgattttaaattttgtgggatAGACCAGAGTTTGACCAAAATTGGTAATTTAAATGGCTATTTACCCTTTATTTTactcattatttataataaaattgacgTACAAAAGTGacaattttcattaattttaaccACAttcataaacaaattaaagatgACAACAAAATGATGCATTTACATTTCATGAGGGAGGAACTTATTCCCGAGCAAACTATTctgataattaaataagtttaGTTAGCAccacttttatttaaataggcCGGTAATTTCCTGACTCGCTAAATTATAGAGTACCTATCAGggccaaaataaaattaatctctctctctccaagtcaAAAACATGGTGGCTAAGAGAATGAGTTTAAATTtgcattattaaaaataactattACATTTCTTTGGTTATATATTTCTTAGTTTTCCATCACCCGGAAGATCTCTTGTTCCCTTTCTTCCTTCCCTTGACCTCTTTCTCTAAGTTCTTAATCCTCCGGCTAAGCGCTGATGACGGCGTTGACCGTAACTTCCTACTTCCTGGCTTTGACATTTCATCAGCAGATGATGGTGATGAAGACTGCTCTGGTGGGGATAGGGATCTATCTGCTGGAGGCGGTAAAGAATTAATCCGCTGCTGGGCAGCTGTGTACTTCTTCAGCATCTCGAAAAATGGGACGGCGGGTTTCTGATTAGCCGACGGAGGTGGTACTGGAATATCCGGGATTCCCAACATCTTCTTTACCTCAGGCTTCTTTATAACTGCAAACTCAGGGGTATTAAAAAGATTAGATTTTCGAAGAAATTGATGTTAAAGGGCTGCAGATTATATGAAAACGATAATCATTTTACACGAATCACAAAGAACTAGAAAAATGAACACCACTTGATTGATTATACATACACAGGACTCACCCAATCCATACGCGAGGGAATACAGATTCGAGGTAATCCAGTAGCAGAATATAGCCTGAAGATGTAGGGAGAGAGATTAGGGCAATGAGGAAAATACAAAGGGAAGCAGCTATGCGCATCAAGATCCTATGAGGAAATTAGAAGGCATTGCTATCAAAATTGTATGAAGGCTGTGGAGACAATTATACAACAACGTTTTTCTATTCCATGATGAAGGTGCATAATAAGTTCTCAGATGGATCCTATTTACGTACATATAATATATGGTACAATGTAGTACCACATGGGTGGGGATATCTATATGAATCCAAATCTGCCGAACAACAAATTATCATTGCAAGTATGAGCACTAGAAAAGGAATATTTGCAGTATCGTGCGTGATTTGGTTATTTTTCCATTAACTTGGATACTAAAGAGTAATTCAATACCGCATACCTTAGAGAAACTTGCAGTGAGAGGGACCGTCAATGCTGCAAAGACCCTCGAGACGTTCTTGATGGTTTTGGCAGCTGGATTGCCTTCCAAACCTTCTTGAGCATTGCACTAAAAAAGgattattaatcaaattaaacaagTCTTATTTGTGGACCAAGCAGTAAGATCTGACAGGAAACAGGAAGTCACATTACATAGCATTCAAGAATATACTCCCCCAGTCCACCAAATGTAGTCCACACTTGACTCGCCACGAATaagagttgaaaaagttagtagaatgtgggtcccacttttatagttttataatagaatatgagtataatgagttggtggaaagtGTGGTCCACTTtccgaaaataaaaaagcaaagtGGACAATATTTTGTGGACGGACCGCAATGGCCAATGGCAAATGTTGATAAcatttggtggacggagggagtaacatgtATCGACAGATATCAAGCAATCAAAGATACAGTTAAAGTGGCTAACCTCCACCGTTATCCAAAATGTCAATGCCGTCAAAActggaaaaatatacattgtATCCGGGGTAGTCAAATCAGTAAACCAGAATGCTCCTCCCTGTTGGAAAGACTGGACCTTTTCCGCCATGTTGTTGATCTGCACATGAGGTGACGAGATAGTAGTACCAGACAATTTAAAAGTGTAAACACTGAGTGATAAACACAAATGTACAGGGAGCTGAAGGAATCATCTATAAGAGTAGGAAGGAAACGTGATCTTACTGCTAAGAAGAAACAGAGAAAGACAGGTCCAACAATTAGAATTCCCTTTAAAGGGGTGAACGGTGTGACACCATATCTGTAACAGAATGTATTTCAacaataaatacatatttcAACGATGATAACCATAAGAACAacaacagcagcagcaacaacaacaacaataagaATTGGCTTTCATACTTCAAGTTAGATTTTATGTCTCCTTATGAGAAGGTCATCCAGAAATTATTGATTCAGCATAGATCGCACTTAGATAGAAGGATTTAATAATGTGTTTAGGTATAATATATGGCCCGAATTGCATAAAGCTCCAATTTTGGCCAGCGAATGATAATCAGATATCAAAAAGCTGAATCAGCTAGCCAGATCTTGCATGTgatataccaaaaatggtTGCATTTACATTGACAGAAATGAAAGTCTGCAATTATAAAGCCAATTTTAGTTTCCACGCCATTTATTGTATACTCCATGACACAATCTGTTGAGCTAATTCAAATGTTCAACACCTGATTCTAGGTGGCAGGCTAAATTGGAATTCTGCAATGgggttattttttaaaaaagatgtAAATTTGagtaatttcattaaaaagacTCTATAGTTGGGGCCATAAACTATAACTCACCCCTTATAATATTACATTTATGTATCCTCCACTCTAGCATAATTTCACCAGTTTACGTTGACCACCAGTTTACGTTGACCGCCTAGTAATCAACTTCACAATATTATACTGGAAACTTGTTAACTTTCCCAAAAGATATCTTTTATAAACAAGTGGTAGTAGGAAGGCATGCTATAATACTGACACAGACAATTGCATGCATGTCTTAGAGTGAGTGAACTAGATAGAATCACTATATTCGGGAAGGTGGATCTAAAGGTGTACATGGTCTAATGTAACAATAGGGTAATTTTGTCCCTATTTGGCCttttgaaagagaaaataagtgTAATAAAGATTTACGAAAATAAGCTTCTTGCCGCATAAATTAATATGGAAAGTTGGACCACCCAAAAGAGTAAATCAAACGAAAGTAAACCACTGATTAATTCTTAatcgaaaaaggaaaaataaaagggCCACATACTCattaaatattcttttcattttagccTGGCCTTCAAGCACAGCAGCGGGACTCATATCCTGGAAACAACCAATGTGTGTTCGTCAAGTGTCTGAAGCAATTAAATCAAGTATAAGCGTAACAATATGAAGCAACACAAATGGGTTTACAAATTCCAGCAATCAAGAAGAAATTCACAGAAGCACCTAATGATAGTCTGATGCACATACCCTATCTTTCATTTCTTGCTGAATCTCCTCCAATTTGGGCCTTATAAGCTGCATCATAAGGCATAATATTGGTATTAGCAAGAGAAGCATGCATTATTCACCACGTACATGGAGCTAAAGATTGATGACACTACACAGGGTAATgacagaagaaaaaaatgcaaatgGGGAGGGGCATCCCAATCATCACTTAGAGTTTCTCTTTCATGTTTCAGTTTCCATTATCCTCTTTAGCATGTCAGCATTTACTTTCTTTTGGACAAGCTCAAAATCTTCTTTGGCTTCTTTCAAAGATattatatcaatattcaagTAATCAACATGTCTATGTCTTCTAGATCTTTCGATGGAGCATAGTGGGGAAAGATGAGAGCTTCCTGAAAATAACTTAAAACAGCTAAAACCATCGTGTATAATTATACATAAGTTTAGCCATTCGGCCAACCAGAAGTATGGTTTCTTggtaataaaaaaacaaagaagaaaCAAGTGTGCAATTAGGCAATCCACCTTCAAGCCAAAATCACAGTtgaacaacaaaacaaaccGATGGAAACAGGGGAAATTTCATGTCAGAACTTACAGTGAATTTTGCAGTAGctttaatttgatgaattgtAAGAGGAAGTTGAAGCGTCCGGATCAATACCGTTGTAACAACAATCGCCGCCCACCTAAAACAACCAATCAGTTCTTAAGAATCTTAATACGAACACAATCACATAAAGCAAATGCATTCAAatccataatttataaaaatcctccaatcaaaatatttttaccaATTCAGCCCTGTAAACGTGTGCACGTAATCTATCAAGTATTGCAGTGCAGCCACAGGTAAGAACGAGTCTGCTGCCGCAGCTGCCACCTCACCCACCTCCGGGGCCGCCTGTGCCACCTGTACAGCCGTCTCTCCTAGCACATCCGCCATGTCAGTCATTATCTCAATCTTGTCACCACCCGCCTCATTTTCAAGAGTTGACATTTTCCTCACAGAAGCCGCCGCGAAAGCAGCTGGAATTGCAAATCTCCGATCCTGAAACAAATTCCTCGATCCGTAAAAACCTCCTAGATTTGGTCCGGCCGCGAACTGCCTGCGCTGCCGCAGAATGTCGGGGATCCCACTGCCATTGTAAATAGGGCTATGCCGGGGCAAATTTTCGCTGTCGCCATCGTCGCGATCGATGTGCGAGAATGGAACGGCGATTCGCTGCTGCTGATAGAGAGTTTTAGCGCGCGCGGCGACGCTCCGTCGGAAAGCCATCAATCTGCGGTCAGACCAGTAAAATTATCAGggaataaacaaattttttctaataatcttcatataaatttaaaaaatagtgcagATTTCCAGCTCCGAAAGGAATCAGCTGCAATTCATGATTATGATTGAACACTTACGCGTTCCGTGTGGATTCAATTCAAGGAAGAATATCTCCGGAcaattagggtttagggtttttgtGAGGAGTCGTTGGTGGTGGTGCTGAGGATTTGCAGCATTGGGATTTCggaatatactattttctgcATTTTCTGTACGATTATTagtgattttttaattaaaaaaaatcttaattatcTGTCTAATGACTAATGTGATAATGTTCCCCTATCATTATATCACTTTAAACTGTTTGTCACAATTTATCTctgtttatttgaattaaatcgTACTACTCCATAAGTATatgtttcattaatttattttactcgcattatttataataaaattaattaatgtatacaAAAGGTGACactttccattaatttttaaccACTTTCATAAACATTTTCTAAGTCTGAGCTgccaaaatatgaaatatttattagcAGATGGTGAATAGTACTCTCttgaaaaatgtcacattACTTGATGTTTCCACATAATGATTCTCGTGACAATAAAATCCATGTATCTTTGTTTGTGTAGAATATCTGACTAAGTAGTGGagaagtattttgcaagtagtaTTTCGCTGTTTTAGATTTCAACTTATTAATCATCGTCTtcttaacaaaaatttgaCACTATAGTacgtactccttccgtcccattgaagatgacccattttcctttttagtttgtcccagtTAAGATACTCATTACTTAAATGGAAACATTttcatctctactttattcactctttcttactttactctctcatctcaacacacaaaataaatttgcataaaatctcgtgccgcccaagaaagaaGTCATCTTCTttaggacggatggagtatttaatttgactCTCTCTGTCTAAAATAGTGTTAATGACATATGAACGATCACACCCCTGTGACAGCGAACATATACTCTCCAATACTACAATTTGTcctatttctaattttatacaCATGTTACACGGAGATTGATATAGATATTCATTTGACCTATCAAGGGTCACCTACTACGTCATCACACTATTGAGAAGGGTTTAGGGATGcgttaatttttatgattatccTTAAATTATGGTTAGAACTAATacaattttggttttgaataAATGTTAATCTTGGTCCTAAATATATGgccaaaatatgaatttggtccaaaatattcactttttgaaaaatgggtccataacaaatgaaatctgTGTCGATTAGGCCCATTTTTTCCAGCAAAATGTTGACCCGAATTAGGCCTAATCTGGGATTATTAGAGCATCatcatccgtgctcttagctaagagcacggaagtgggcccggacccactttgttcttagctaagagcacaacacccacacccgtgctcttagctaaggacaagctcaagggtcccaccattctattattcaatttaaatactccaattattaaaaacatttctacattataaaaatacattaaaaattaaaaattacataattaaaatcctaaaaaataaaaattacataattaaaatcttaaaaaataaaaattatatagttaaaatactaaaaaataaaaatacataattaaaatcctagaaaataaaaattacacacgtggaagactagtcctctaaccccaattgcctcttgagaccccaaatcatttgctcatgtgttgcaagttgctccggagtcatcttagacgtatcgttcaaatagagttgacccaagagggtccacaacgtgttgttcgggggtggaggaggcacaaaggAGCCGGAGCGGGGGCGGAGGCGGCGCTGGAGTCGAGGCGCGACGGCGGGTGGTcgtcgccttcttccttccttgcggTCGGCGGAAACTGCTCGGGCcagcgtcggggctacccaagttagttccggcaagttgggtagccacatcatcggaggcgccgtcggatagggctaccgacctcgaccgtttgctggaggagccggaggaggatgctactaTGCCGCCCCTATACTTTGGAGTTGGCGCCCCTCCTGCCAacaatcgaggtacttgaTCGGTTTGAACTCCGTGCTTTGGTAGGTTGCCAAGGCGGcatgatgatgtcgagctcgctcgtgccgctccccgccgaccGCTCTTCCTGGAGGTAAATCCCCTGGAACTTACCGATTGCCTCGTTGCATCTCTCAAGATGCAATTGCGCACCATACTctcattgcgatagatggttccctccggccgggtttcattgtaaagacgagtgatgcgccaccGATACGTTTCCCCGGTCTAGTTCGTGCCAACTTCCGGATCTTtggagactgccaagtaggctttgaacatcgccatcatctcacccggagtgtacggggtgcgggtgCCACGAACAGGAGGGTAGGAAcagaagtaggagtaggagtagagctgctgctccctcccgatccgggttcgggtgcccacccaAACCCGGAGGTGTTTAGATCGTGCACCGGGTAAGGACGTTAGCCACCCGGagcttgcgaaccttgggtttgaggaggggccgtaaattgCGTTTCCGGACTAAATCCGGCCtcggagtcgaaccaatcgtggCTCCAACCTCGATTGCGggaggggtgatcgccggagccggacattgtgtagtgtggtgggaatttagatgagagagtatgaggaaaagagatgagagaatgtagatgatgatagaatagatgagaatgtgattttttttttgttgaagtgggggcatttatagatgaaaatgtgaattttgggggaaaaaattgaaaaataattaaaagtgggAAGAAAGcggatatatattttttgggaagtgggaaaatattttttttttatttaaaatcaattttttaattaatttcgtattttttttaaaaatatatttctattttaaaaaaccaacggctatgccgttggcgaATTAGGCGTCGCCACGTGTGCTGCTCAgtggcacggacgtgctcttagctaagagcagcgccgtgccgctggcacggacggacaagCTCCATCAGCGGACGGACGGCAccgtgctcagcggcacggacggacgagcacCGTCCTCTtgaccgctgcggatgctcttaccctcctaattattttgttaaaaaattcgaatttcttatttcaattttcttatttttaaaattttaa
The genomic region above belongs to Salvia hispanica cultivar TCC Black 2014 chromosome 3, UniMelb_Shisp_WGS_1.0, whole genome shotgun sequence and contains:
- the LOC125216415 gene encoding mitochondrial inner membrane protein OXA1-like, with amino-acid sequence MAFRRSVAARAKTLYQQQRIAVPFSHIDRDDGDSENLPRHSPIYNGSGIPDILRQRRQFAAGPNLGGFYGSRNLFQDRRFAIPAAFAAASVRKMSTLENEAGGDKIEIMTDMADVLGETAVQVAQAAPEVGEVAAAAADSFLPVAALQYLIDYVHTFTGLNWWAAIVVTTVLIRTLQLPLTIHQIKATAKFTLIRPKLEEIQQEMKDRDMSPAAVLEGQAKMKRIFNEYGVTPFTPLKGILIVGPVFLCFFLAINNMAEKVQSFQQGGAFWFTDLTTPDTMYIFPVLTALTFWITVECNAQEGLEGNPAAKTIKNVSRVFAALTVPLTASFSKAIFCYWITSNLYSLAYGLVIKKPEVKKMLGIPDIPVPPPSANQKPAVPFFEMLKKYTAAQQRINSLPPPADRSLSPPEQSSSPSSADEMSKPGSRKLRSTPSSALSRRIKNLEKEVKGRKKGNKRSSG